The genomic DNA GAGATTTGAAACGACATTGGTCATGATTTGGTCCTCCTCGTGCCGCCTGATCATGGGCGGTAACCGAAGGACGATCGACTTCGTTCCAAGCCGACAGGTGACGGATCATTATTTCCGAGGGTGGGCCTGCCGGTCTGGCCCGGCAGTTTACGAGGCCAGCGCGTCGAGCAGCGCCAACTCGGAAATCACCCGGTTCCGGCCGGCATGCTTGGCCATGTAGAGAAACTGGTCGGCGGCATGCAGGTAGTTCTCGAAGGCCTCCGAGGTCTCGATCGTGGCAAGCCCGATCGAGACGGTAATCGTCAGCTCCTCGTCGTCGGCGACGATGCGGGATTTTGCGAGTTCCAGGCGCAGCGCGTCGCAAAAGGCGAAGGCGCGCCGCACGTCGCAGCCGTTGAAGAGGATGCCGAACTCCTCGCCGCCGAGGCGGGCGAGCAGATGGTCCTCGCCAACGAGCACGGAGAGGCGCTTGGCCACATGCTTCAGCACGATGTCGCCGATCTCGTGGCCATAGGTGTCGTTGAGGCGCTTGAAATGATCGATATCAAGCACGGCGATCGCCGTCGGCTCGCCGCGCCTGAGGCACTGCTCGACCAGCCGCGGCCCCGCCACGAAGAAGTGTCGGCGGTTGTAGAGGTCGGTGAGGTAGTCGCTGGCCGCCTGCCGCTGCAGCGTCTGCAGCCGCTTCTGCACGCCGGCCGCCTGCGCAATGCGCCCATTGAACTCCGCTTCGAGGAAGGGCTTCTGAATGAAATCCGTACCGCCCGCTTCGAGGAAACGGGCGCCGGCACGCCGGTCGCCGCTGTCGGAGAGACCGATGACCGGCACCGCACCGTCGCCCCGCCGCCGTTCCACCTCGGCAAGCAGCGCTGCGCCGGACATGTCGGAGAGATCAAGGTCGGTGACGACGAGATCGACGGCCTCGCCGCTGTCGAGCACCTGCAGCGCATCGGCGGCAGATGCGACCTCGCAGACGGAAATCCGCTTGCGCCTCAAGATGCCGGCCAGTTCGCTGCGCGAGGCGGCATCGGAATCAGCAAGCAACACCGTCGTCTTGCCGTTGGTCAGCGCCCGATCAACGGCGCCAATCAAGAGATTGATCGATTCCGGCTGGTGCTTGATGACACAATCGAGCGCGCCGCGCCTGAGGATTTCCTCGCGCGTATGGTCGTTGAAGGCCGCGGTGAAGACGACGGCCGGCACCTGGTTGTCGAGGATGAATTCGAGCGCCTCGCAATTGGGCGCATCCGGCAGGTTGAGATCGAGAACGGCGAGCGAGAAGCTCTCCGGCGCCTGCTCCAGCGCTTCCTTCAGCGCCGCCAGCGAGTTGCAATGGGTAACGCGAATGCCGTGGACGGACTCAAGCCCGTACTTCAGCGCCGTCGCAAACATCCGGGAATCTTCGACAAGCAGCATGCGCTTGTCACTGTGCTTCTGCACAGAATTCACCCGGCCTGGCGTGCGGCGCAATCTCACGTCCCTGCAACCCCTCTCGAGCCACAGGCGTGCTTCCCTCAAGGGGTGACGCTGGCTCCCGAAATCTTCAACCCGGCCACTTGCCGCGCCTGGCCTTTCGGCCGGCGTGATCCGTGTGACCGGGTTCCCCGCTCCTGCTGCGGCGGATTGAAGACCGTTCGGATTGCAATTTCGTTAATACGGCAACCTGTGCGCGGCGTTTTTGGTGCACCCACCCAATAATTCTTAGGGGTTTTTACCCATCCTGCTTTGATGGTTAAGCAGGAACCCTAACTTTTTCACTGAGTGTGCGGATCTTGGTCAGCGTATCCAGGTTCTGGTTGACGCGGCAGTAGAATTCCTCGTTGACGAAGGGACGAACGACGAAGTCGTTGCCGCCGGCCTTGAGGAAGCGCGCCGACAGAAGGCGGTTGGTCGACGACGAAACACCGATGATGCGCAGCTGGTGCGGCCCGTAGGAACTGCGAATGCGCCGCGTCAGCTCGAAGCCGTCGATATCAGGCATGTTGTAGTCGGTGATGACGAGGCCGATGTCCGGATTGTTCTTGAGGAGCTCCAGCGCCATCGCGCCGTTTTCGGCCGAGCTGGTGCGGAAGTTGTAGCGCTTGAGCTGCGTCGTCAGCAGCGCGCGTGCGGTCGGACTGTCGTCGACGATCAGCACATGGTGCTTGTGGTTGGTGAGGAACCGGCAGACCGATTCTGCCAGCATGTCGACGGCAAAGACGCTGTCCTTGATGACGTAGTCGACGATCTCCTTGGCCAGAATCTTCTCGCGCGTCGATTCCTGGAACGAGCCGGTGAAGACGACCGTCGGCACGCTCATCTCGATCAGGTAGTTGAGCGCCTCGCCGTTTTCCGCCCCCGGCAGGTTGATGTTGGAGATGGCGAGCGAGGCCGGGAATGTCGCGTTTTCGACGGCGAACTGCAGATCGTCATAGTCACGGCAGACGATGACATCGATGTCGAACAGCTCTTTCAGCCGCTTCGAGACCATCGAGGAAAAGAGGTTGGAGTCCTCGGCAAGCACGATGCGGTGCTCGGCAAGGGATTCGCCGGAATAATACATTCCGGAAACGCCAAAAAATGACATTGAACGCCTATGTGAAAGAGTGTCCCCCTACAGCTCCGCGCGTTCTTCATGCCCGCCTAGTCGCTGTAACTTGCAGGCGCCATGCTAGAGGAGAAAGGCTTTCTTCGGTGTTAATAAGCGGCCGGCGAATTAACGAGACCGGCGTGCCGGCTTGAGACGTCCGGCCGCCGTGACGCCGGCTTTTCTCATGCCTCCGGGGCTCGGCCACGCCGCGTCTCGGCGGTCCGGCGGATGACCTCGGCGATCTCCGGATTGCTGCTCGACAGCATCTGGAAATCCTCCGAATAGAGCGACAGCAAAGAGACTTCTGTGGCAGCCGTGACGGTCGCAGAGCGCGGCTCACCCGATATCAGCGCCATCTCGCCGAAGAAGCTGCCGGGGCCGAGCTCGACCGGCGTCGGTGACGGCGTTGCAATCGTCACGCGCCCCTCGACGATGAAGTACATCTGGTCGCCCGGCTCGCCCTTGCGGCAGATGATGCTACCTGCCGGCACCGCCCGCGGCCGCAATGCCCTGACGATCTCGACGAAGGCGGCCGAGCCGAGCTTTTCGAACAGCGGCACCGCCGCGACCAGCTGCCAGTTGCGCACGAAATCCTGGCGGCGCACTTCTTCGAAAAACCCGGTGGCGAGAATGCCAGCCCAGAGCGCAAAGATGCCGATACCGCTCATCATCACCAGACCGGCAAGCACCCGGCCGGCCAGCGTCTGCGGGATCTCGTCGCCATAGCCGGTGGTCGACAGCGTCACCACCGCCCACCACATGGCCTGCGGAATGCTGCCAAACTTGTCCGGCTGGATGTCGCGCTCGATCAGATAGGCGACCAGCGATGCGCCGAAGAGCACGATGCCGAAGAGCGAGGTGACGCCGACGAGATTGGGCGCGGCGCGCGCCACCACCCGGCCGAGCAGCCGGAAGAAGGTGGAATGGCGCAAGGGCTTCAAGAGCCAGACTCCGCAATAAAGGCTCTGGTCGCGCGGATCGGCGAACAGGAAGGCGGCCAGCGGAACGACGACGGCCACCATATCAATGACGAGATGCGGCATCAGCGCGCGACGATCCGCCGTGGGCCAGGCGGCGAGCGTATCGGCCAGCTGCAGCACATAGAAAAGCCAGAGGCCGCCAAGCACCAGCTCCAGCGAGAGCCGCGCCGTCGCGCCGATATTGCGCGTGGTCAGCGCCGCGACGGCGGCAAGGCCGAGCGCTGCCAGCAGTCCGTTGAGCGGCGTGGAAATTCGTAAGGAAGGCCGTGCCGACATTCACTCCCCCAGCGTCCGCTCGCCGACGACGCCTCGGCCGGACGGGGGCGGCAACGCTTTGATCTAAAGCACAATTCACTGCATGAATCGATGCTCATTTAAGGGGATTCGAATTTGTAGCGAAACAGGCCTAGTAGCGGGTGTCGGACGGCTCCTCGTCGCCTGTGCGTTCGCGATCTTCCTGGTACTGCGCGGCACCCTCCACTGGCCGCAGCCAAGGCTCCCGGCGCTTGACCCAGAGTTCGTAGCTCGGCTTCAGCGTCGTCGGCGCCTGGGACAGGATGCCGAGCTTGACCTCCGCCTCGCGCGCGTCGACTGAAAAGACACGCGAGCCGCAATGCGAACAGAAGCACCGGCCCTGGAAATCCGAAATTTCGCCCGAATATTCAAACTGTTCCGCGGGCCAGATGCCATAGAAGGTGAAGGCGGATCCGCTCTCCTTGCGGCAGTCCATGCAATGGCAGATGCCGACCCGGATCGGTTCGCCGCGCACCGAGAGCGCGACCCGACCGCAAAGGCATTTTCCCGATAGCGCCGTCATGTTCCTACCCCCTGTCCCAACCGTGATGCCAGACCAGGGAAACGACGTGGTCGGTTGTTCGGTTCCCACGCTTGTTGCCGGCATCAAGATGCGCTCTGAGATCGCCTGAACCCGACTGTCTTGGCGGAACCTTTCGCGGTTTGACGCCTTCTGCCGGTATGCCAAACGGAGGTACGAACCATGGCACATGCCGACGAACAGGAGATTATCGACCTCGAACAGGAATTCTGGCGAACCATTCTGGAGAAGGACACCGAGGCATCCGTGGCCATGCTGCCCGAACGCTCGATTGTCGTCGGCGCGCAAGGCGCAGCGGTGCTCACGCCGGACGACTATCGCAGAATGGCAGAACAGGCCGAGCGTTCCTGGAAGCTCAAGTCGTTCCGCCTCGACGACGTCAGCGTGGTCTTTCCGCGCGAGGACGTCGCCGTCATCGCCTATACGGTGACGGAAGAGATGGATGTGGACGGGCAGCCTTTGACACTGAAAGCCGCCGACGCCACCACCTGGATACGCGAGAACAGCGGTTGGCAGGCCTGTCTGCACACGGAGTCCGTGCTTGGCGATCCCTTCGGTCGCGACCGCAAGGTAGCCTGAGGAGTGCTGGCGAGGTAGAGCGTAGCGAATGACGGGAAGGCGGTCGGCCGCTTTCCCCTCGACCAATCCTCACCGATAAACCGTCTGCCCCGGCGCCCGTTTTCGGTGTAGGATGCCGGCATGAGTGAAGCCCAGCCTCTGTTCGATATGCTGCGCCAGACCGTGCAGCCTGAAATCGCCGGCGTATTGGAGCGATTTGTCCGGGAAGCGCCGGACCGCAAACTCGGCCGCATCAACGCACTCGCCTTTGCCGCCGAGCACGGGCTCGACGAGGAGAAGGCGATCGCCGCCTTCCTGCATGCTTCCCGCCTCGGGCTTTTCGAGCTTTCCTGGAATGTGCTTTGCCCCGGCTGCGGCGGCGTACTCGATGCCAACACCTCGCTGAAGACCGTGCAGAGCGACACCTATACCTGCTCTCTCTGCGCCGCCGGCTATGAGCCGACGCTGGACGAGATGGTGGAGGTGACCTTCACCGTGAACCCGCGCATACGCCACATCGAGGCCCACAGCCCGCATGAACTGACGCCGCTCGAATATTTCCGGCAGATCTACTGGGGCTCCGGCATTGAGTTGCCCGAGGAGGGCTACGAGGCCCAGGTCGACGATTTCATGATCGAGGCACTGGAATTGCCGCCCGGCGAAAAGGCGGTGATCTCGCTGCAGATGCCGGCGGAATTCATCATCATCTTCGAGCCGGTGACCCATGCTGCGCAGTTCATCGACGTCAAGGGCGAGCCGACCAAGGAGCGGCGCACGCTGTCGCTCGTCTTCGACCGCGGCCATCGCCACGACGAAGCGCTGACCATGCAACCCGGTCCCTTGCGCATCCAGGTGGAAAACCACACGGATGTCCGCACCCTGCCCTCGGTCTGCATCGCCAACGACGCGCTGCACGATATCCTCGGCCGCCGCCGGCCGTTCCTGACCGCCAAGCGGCTGCTCTCCAACCAGACCTTCCGCGACATCTACCGCACCGACACGATCGACGTAGACCAGCGGCTGAAGATCACCAGCCTCACCTTTCTCTTCTCCGACCTGCGCGGCTCGACCGAGCTCTACGAGCGGGTCGGCGACCTCGCCGCCTTCGATCTGGTGAAGACCCATTTTAGTGTCGTCAACGAGATCGTCGCGGCGGAGGCCGGCGCGGTGGTCAAGACGATCGGCGACGCCGTCATGGCCACCTTCCCGACGCCGGACCGGGCGGTTGCGGCCGCCATGCGCATGCGAGACGCCATGCGACAGCTGAACGAGGACCGCGGCTCGGAAGACCTGCTGCTGAAAATCGGCATCCACGAGGGACCGTGCATCGCCGTCAGCCTCAACGAGCGGCAGGACTATTTCGGCCAGACGGTCAACATCGCCTCTCGGGTCCAACACCTCGCCAGCTCGCGCGAAATCTTTGCGACCGGTTCGGTGCTCGACGATCCTCGCGCCTCGAGCCTGCTCAGCGATCGCGGCCTCAACCCGCAATCGCACAATGTCGCGCTCAGAGGCATCACGAACGAGATCAGCATTTTCTCGATCCCGTGAGGCTGGCCGGGAACGGAACGCCCATATCCCGCGAGTGGCGATCAGCGTTCGGGCAAGCCGGCTTGCCGTAGCGCCTCGGCCATCTGATGCTGCCACTGCGGTATCCTCTGAAACCAGGGCAGTGCCCGATACCGCTCGATCGTGAACCCCGGCTCTGCTGCCAGCAGCTTCTGCGCCGCCCATCGGGCGGTCTCCATGTCCCCGGTCATCGCCGACCAGGCCGCGAGGTGGCGATAGGACCAGGTCACGTCAGGATAGTTGTTGACGACGTCCTGGGCGATCGCGATGGCTTCGGAGAGAGCCCCTTGCATGGCCATGGAAAAAGCCATCCCCAGTTTCATGTTGAATGCGAGCGGGTCTCTCGGGCTCAGCGTCATCCCACGCCGGAACCGCTCCGTTGCGCGTGCGGGATCGTCCGTGAAGATCGCGATCCAGCCGAGCCGAGCCCATGCCCAGGCATTGTTCGGATCAAGCGCCAGCGCCTTTTCGATAAAGGTGGCGGCGCGATCCTGATCGCCGCAGATGCTCATTGCCGCGCCAGCCGCAGTCAAAGCGGTCGGATCGTCGCTGATCGAGCCTGCACCTTCGATCGCTGAACGCGCCTGATCCAGTTCCTGCTCCGGCCGGTCGGTCCATAGGTAGGAGGCGCTCGAGGCATGGCACCACGCCAGAAGCGCATGCGCGCGGCCGTAGCCGGGATCGACCAGGATCGCCTGCCGAAGCAGTTCGATCGCCTGGTTGTTGCTATCCCTGCGGCGCCCCCATAGATTGGGGAAGGCGCGCATGACGAAATCATAGGCGCGCAGACTGGCCGGCGGCTTGCGCTTGGCAAGCTCGATCTCGGCATCGCGGATGGCCGGATGAATGGCGCCTGCCACCTGCGCGGCGATCCGATCCTGGAACTCGAAAATATCCTCGATTGCGCCCTCGTAGCGATCCGACCAGGATTGGGTCCGCGTCTCGGCGTCGACCAGTTGCACGGAAATGCGCAGCCGGTCGCCACCGCGGCGCACGGTGCCTTCAACCACATAGGTGACACCGAGCTCCCTGCCGACGTCACGCACGTCGACGAAGCGCCCCTTGTAGGTGAAGGCGGACTGGCGCGCGATGACGAAGAAATCCCGGACGCGCGAGAGCGCTGCAGTGATCTCCTCCACGACACCGTCGACGAAGTACTCGTCGCCTGGACCGCTCAGATTGTCGAAGGGCATGACGACGAGCGACGGCTGGTCCTTGCTGCGACCGGCCAGCGGCGCCCCGTTGAGGACGCCACCTCCGACAGCGATCTCGTCTTGCCAGTCGACCCGGAAAACCAGAATGGGCCGGGGGATGTTCTTCAGGTTCCGCTCTCCGAGGCTGGTCAGCGCGAAGGGCACCTTGCCGTCGAGATGTTCGCGCACCGCCCCGGAAATACAGATGCCCGACGGGACGGCGATCTCCTGCAGGCGCGCGGCGATATTGACTCCGTCGCCAAGCAGATCGTCTCCCGACACGACGATGTCGCCGAGATTGACACCGATGCGAAACTGCAGGTGACGTTCGGGGGGCAGTTCCTGCGCATCGAGAAGACCGCGCTGGATTTCCACCGCGCAGCGGACGGCCTGAACAGCGCTTGGAAACTCGGCGACGAGACCATCGCCGGCACTGCCGAAGATGCGGCCGCCATGGTCATCCACCAATTCGGCAATCCGCCCCCGGCAAAGGTCGAGCGCGCGAAGCGTGTTCTCT from Ensifer adhaerens includes the following:
- a CDS encoding nuclear transport factor 2 family protein, translating into MAHADEQEIIDLEQEFWRTILEKDTEASVAMLPERSIVVGAQGAAVLTPDDYRRMAEQAERSWKLKSFRLDDVSVVFPREDVAVIAYTVTEEMDVDGQPLTLKAADATTWIRENSGWQACLHTESVLGDPFGRDRKVA
- a CDS encoding adenylate/guanylate cyclase domain-containing protein — its product is MDRKLAAILAADVAGFSRLAALDEENTLRALDLCRGRIAELVDDHGGRIFGSAGDGLVAEFPSAVQAVRCAVEIQRGLLDAQELPPERHLQFRIGVNLGDIVVSGDDLLGDGVNIAARLQEIAVPSGICISGAVREHLDGKVPFALTSLGERNLKNIPRPILVFRVDWQDEIAVGGGVLNGAPLAGRSKDQPSLVVMPFDNLSGPGDEYFVDGVVEEITAALSRVRDFFVIARQSAFTYKGRFVDVRDVGRELGVTYVVEGTVRRGGDRLRISVQLVDAETRTQSWSDRYEGAIEDIFEFQDRIAAQVAGAIHPAIRDAEIELAKRKPPASLRAYDFVMRAFPNLWGRRRDSNNQAIELLRQAILVDPGYGRAHALLAWCHASSASYLWTDRPEQELDQARSAIEGAGSISDDPTALTAAGAAMSICGDQDRAATFIEKALALDPNNAWAWARLGWIAIFTDDPARATERFRRGMTLSPRDPLAFNMKLGMAFSMAMQGALSEAIAIAQDVVNNYPDVTWSYRHLAAWSAMTGDMETARWAAQKLLAAEPGFTIERYRALPWFQRIPQWQHQMAEALRQAGLPER
- a CDS encoding cyclic nucleotide-gated ion channel, translated to MSARPSLRISTPLNGLLAALGLAAVAALTTRNIGATARLSLELVLGGLWLFYVLQLADTLAAWPTADRRALMPHLVIDMVAVVVPLAAFLFADPRDQSLYCGVWLLKPLRHSTFFRLLGRVVARAAPNLVGVTSLFGIVLFGASLVAYLIERDIQPDKFGSIPQAMWWAVVTLSTTGYGDEIPQTLAGRVLAGLVMMSGIGIFALWAGILATGFFEEVRRQDFVRNWQLVAAVPLFEKLGSAAFVEIVRALRPRAVPAGSIICRKGEPGDQMYFIVEGRVTIATPSPTPVELGPGSFFGEMALISGEPRSATVTAATEVSLLSLYSEDFQMLSSSNPEIAEVIRRTAETRRGRAPEA
- a CDS encoding GFA family protein, whose protein sequence is MTALSGKCLCGRVALSVRGEPIRVGICHCMDCRKESGSAFTFYGIWPAEQFEYSGEISDFQGRCFCSHCGSRVFSVDAREAEVKLGILSQAPTTLKPSYELWVKRREPWLRPVEGAAQYQEDRERTGDEEPSDTRY
- a CDS encoding response regulator, producing the protein MSFFGVSGMYYSGESLAEHRIVLAEDSNLFSSMVSKRLKELFDIDVIVCRDYDDLQFAVENATFPASLAISNINLPGAENGEALNYLIEMSVPTVVFTGSFQESTREKILAKEIVDYVIKDSVFAVDMLAESVCRFLTNHKHHVLIVDDSPTARALLTTQLKRYNFRTSSAENGAMALELLKNNPDIGLVITDYNMPDIDGFELTRRIRSSYGPHQLRIIGVSSSTNRLLSARFLKAGGNDFVVRPFVNEEFYCRVNQNLDTLTKIRTLSEKVRVPA
- a CDS encoding sensor domain-containing diguanylate cyclase, whose protein sequence is MQKHSDKRMLLVEDSRMFATALKYGLESVHGIRVTHCNSLAALKEALEQAPESFSLAVLDLNLPDAPNCEALEFILDNQVPAVVFTAAFNDHTREEILRRGALDCVIKHQPESINLLIGAVDRALTNGKTTVLLADSDAASRSELAGILRRKRISVCEVASAADALQVLDSGEAVDLVVTDLDLSDMSGAALLAEVERRRGDGAVPVIGLSDSGDRRAGARFLEAGGTDFIQKPFLEAEFNGRIAQAAGVQKRLQTLQRQAASDYLTDLYNRRHFFVAGPRLVEQCLRRGEPTAIAVLDIDHFKRLNDTYGHEIGDIVLKHVAKRLSVLVGEDHLLARLGGEEFGILFNGCDVRRAFAFCDALRLELAKSRIVADDEELTITVSIGLATIETSEAFENYLHAADQFLYMAKHAGRNRVISELALLDALAS
- a CDS encoding adenylate/guanylate cyclase domain-containing protein, with the translated sequence MSEAQPLFDMLRQTVQPEIAGVLERFVREAPDRKLGRINALAFAAEHGLDEEKAIAAFLHASRLGLFELSWNVLCPGCGGVLDANTSLKTVQSDTYTCSLCAAGYEPTLDEMVEVTFTVNPRIRHIEAHSPHELTPLEYFRQIYWGSGIELPEEGYEAQVDDFMIEALELPPGEKAVISLQMPAEFIIIFEPVTHAAQFIDVKGEPTKERRTLSLVFDRGHRHDEALTMQPGPLRIQVENHTDVRTLPSVCIANDALHDILGRRRPFLTAKRLLSNQTFRDIYRTDTIDVDQRLKITSLTFLFSDLRGSTELYERVGDLAAFDLVKTHFSVVNEIVAAEAGAVVKTIGDAVMATFPTPDRAVAAAMRMRDAMRQLNEDRGSEDLLLKIGIHEGPCIAVSLNERQDYFGQTVNIASRVQHLASSREIFATGSVLDDPRASSLLSDRGLNPQSHNVALRGITNEISIFSIP